A stretch of the uncultured Desulfobacter sp. genome encodes the following:
- a CDS encoding long-chain fatty acid--CoA ligase, whose translation MSDTSAYEKKIWTESYAQGIPLHVDYQNILIPQYLEQSAKNFPDNPALIFQGYAMTYTHLNDTVCRFATALKELGIKKGDRVAILLPNIIPCVVAYYATLKIGGIVVLNNPLYADREIERQLTDSGAKLLITQDILVDRMFELREKTNIESIVYASIGTYLSFFKRLLFPLAAPKKGLAKDVPPAPGLYDFQDLVAESPPDTGQADVTMDDVAMYQYTGGTTGASKGVMLTHKNISYQVQQLEAWFPEFVKGQETMLGALPFFHVFGMSTSMNYAVKMGWRNVLLPKPQSKQLIEAISKYKVSFAPMVPTMYIGILDHPDMEKTDLSSIRASFSGSAPLPLEIINSFQEKTDSIIVEGFGLTECTPVTHMNPFQGKRVVGSIGLPLPDTICKIVDLEDYTRQVPTGESGELLIKGPQVMKGYLNQPDATTKAITKDGFLRSGDIAQMDENGYFYIVDRIKDVIVSSGYNVYPRDIDEVLYEHPKILEACVVGIPHPKRGEAVKAFVVLKEEETMTEKEIIDYCATKLAKYKLPVAVAFRKELPKSNIGKILKKELKTQEYSKQSPFLVNSQLRTEDEISL comes from the coding sequence TTGTCGGACACAAGTGCTTATGAAAAAAAAATCTGGACCGAATCCTATGCCCAAGGTATTCCCTTGCACGTTGACTATCAGAACATTCTGATTCCTCAGTATCTTGAACAATCAGCAAAAAACTTTCCCGATAACCCGGCCTTGATCTTCCAGGGATACGCCATGACGTATACGCATCTCAACGACACTGTTTGCAGATTTGCCACGGCCCTGAAGGAATTGGGCATAAAAAAAGGGGACCGTGTGGCAATTTTGCTGCCTAATATTATCCCTTGCGTGGTCGCTTATTATGCCACATTAAAAATTGGCGGTATTGTTGTATTGAATAATCCCCTATACGCAGACAGAGAAATTGAGCGTCAGTTAACCGATTCAGGCGCCAAACTTCTGATCACACAAGATATTTTAGTAGACCGTATGTTCGAACTGCGGGAAAAAACAAATATTGAATCTATCGTTTATGCATCCATCGGTACTTACCTTTCTTTTTTTAAACGTTTGCTTTTCCCCTTAGCAGCCCCCAAAAAAGGTCTGGCCAAAGATGTCCCTCCAGCCCCCGGCCTTTATGACTTCCAGGATTTAGTTGCCGAATCTCCTCCAGACACAGGTCAGGCGGATGTGACCATGGACGATGTGGCCATGTACCAATATACCGGCGGCACCACAGGGGCTTCCAAAGGGGTCATGCTCACCCACAAAAATATCTCTTACCAGGTTCAGCAGCTTGAAGCCTGGTTTCCCGAATTTGTGAAAGGACAGGAGACCATGCTGGGTGCCCTTCCCTTTTTCCATGTATTCGGTATGTCCACGTCCATGAACTATGCCGTCAAAATGGGGTGGCGGAATGTACTTTTACCCAAACCCCAGTCCAAGCAGCTGATAGAAGCCATTTCCAAATACAAAGTATCCTTTGCCCCTATGGTGCCCACCATGTACATCGGAATATTGGACCATCCGGATATGGAGAAAACCGATCTAAGTTCAATAAGGGCCAGTTTTTCCGGTTCTGCGCCCCTTCCACTGGAGATCATCAATAGTTTTCAGGAAAAAACAGACTCGATTATCGTGGAAGGCTTTGGCCTCACTGAATGCACGCCGGTGACCCATATGAATCCCTTTCAGGGCAAACGGGTTGTGGGCAGTATTGGACTTCCCCTCCCCGACACGATCTGCAAAATTGTGGACCTTGAAGACTATACCAGACAGGTGCCTACAGGAGAGTCCGGCGAACTTCTCATCAAAGGTCCGCAGGTCATGAAAGGCTATCTAAACCAGCCTGATGCCACAACTAAAGCCATCACCAAAGATGGCTTTCTGCGCTCAGGAGACATTGCTCAAATGGACGAAAACGGTTATTTCTATATTGTAGACCGTATAAAGGATGTGATTGTCTCAAGCGGTTACAATGTCTATCCCAGGGATATTGACGAAGTACTGTATGAGCATCCAAAAATTCTTGAGGCTTGTGTTGTCGGCATCCCCCACCCCAAACGCGGTGAAGCAGTCAAAGCGTTTGTTGTCCTCAAGGAAGAAGAGACAATGACGGAAAAAGAAATTATTGACTATTGCGCGACCAAGCTTGCCAAGTACAAACTTCCTGTGGCTGTAGCGTTCAGAAAAGAACTGCCCAAATCCAATATTGGAAAAATTTTAAAAAAAGAATTGAAAACCCAAGAGTACAGTAAACAATCACCATTTTTAGTGAATTCTCAGCTTAGAACCGAAGATGAAATATCCTTATAG
- a CDS encoding TIGR04211 family SH3 domain-containing protein gives MTKLFSRICAVVLIITGTAVLCHAQTAYVSDMLILTFREGPGTNYPVLSALKSDTPLTVITEKNGYLKVALASGEQGWVDKSYVVTDPPKSIIIDRLKKENAALEEKIKALSVKADQVVMEQLKKENQALIQDHEALKSKYTALKAAAANVTDTLEENKQLKARNKSLSSELAQQKGNNEFLFKTGMIKWFLAGVVVLLLGWVIGLSISSRKGGSGSLLD, from the coding sequence ATGACGAAGCTATTTTCACGAATTTGTGCGGTTGTTCTAATAATTACCGGGACTGCAGTGTTATGCCATGCCCAGACCGCTTATGTCTCTGATATGCTCATTCTCACATTCAGGGAAGGACCCGGCACTAACTACCCTGTTCTTTCCGCCTTAAAAAGCGATACCCCTTTAACCGTAATTACAGAAAAAAACGGATACCTTAAGGTGGCACTTGCATCCGGAGAGCAGGGATGGGTGGATAAAAGTTATGTTGTAACGGATCCGCCTAAATCAATAATCATAGACCGGTTAAAAAAAGAAAATGCCGCCCTTGAAGAAAAAATAAAGGCATTGTCGGTAAAGGCAGACCAGGTTGTTATGGAACAGCTTAAAAAAGAGAACCAAGCCCTGATCCAAGACCATGAAGCACTAAAATCAAAATACACTGCGCTTAAGGCAGCCGCCGCGAACGTAACCGATACGTTAGAAGAAAATAAACAGCTCAAAGCTCGAAACAAATCTTTGTCAAGCGAGCTTGCCCAGCAAAAAGGAAATAACGAATTCTTATTTAAAACCGGCATGATCAAATGGTTTCTGGCCGGCGTCGTCGTACTTCTCCTTGGCTGGGTTATTGGTCTGAGTATATCTTCCAGAAAGGGTGGTTCAGGCTCACTACTGGACTAA
- a CDS encoding DNA integrity scanning protein DisA nucleotide-binding domain protein yields MNQDSFKKLCIANILNGVSDGLRKYSNPSRVALLFAPGPDDPVQVFDPQDLLFGHETVLEEVFVVNEERWRQEIVEQIEGQPKGLLIPQETLGLSGLIAFAGASSEFFYQVWFTEHHPDMCSIKPTEKWLEQAASLLVHDYTSGNPPINCSDYVLKNYALQAIADYMVDERNSHLGYDTKIQIPTILNYILSISKTREEGAWARGVLFFTDPVNIDSIDFLTMFRRNERPVISNIKHIRKLLVSVERSNRKLVSDGDYVVGISLARVPEYAIIADFRGDHGFLSLGTQKLASFCDGNFYSTTRENKLVELEELLLDSPLDIETAGTLFSVVSGLIHKAGHSHYGSTVVIDMNDEPLVLSGHVLDPPLCLLDSDNYELASAFMRIDGAVQITPDAKIRGFGCLLDGQSVTWENMARGARYNSALRFSATTSKVIVVVVSADRPISIIYNGIELNGMSRWKPIYQYMPEILTLEQHLHGVQI; encoded by the coding sequence ATGAACCAGGACTCTTTCAAGAAATTATGTATTGCCAATATCCTTAACGGGGTATCTGACGGGTTGCGCAAATACTCCAATCCCAGCCGTGTTGCACTGCTGTTTGCACCGGGGCCGGATGATCCTGTTCAGGTATTTGACCCCCAGGATCTTTTGTTTGGGCATGAAACCGTACTTGAGGAAGTCTTTGTTGTTAATGAGGAACGCTGGCGGCAAGAGATTGTAGAACAGATTGAAGGTCAGCCAAAAGGCCTTTTGATCCCCCAGGAAACATTAGGATTGTCAGGGCTTATCGCATTTGCCGGCGCAAGCAGCGAATTTTTTTATCAGGTCTGGTTTACCGAGCACCATCCTGACATGTGTTCCATCAAGCCGACGGAAAAATGGCTGGAACAGGCTGCGTCTCTGCTTGTCCATGACTATACCTCGGGAAATCCCCCCATCAACTGTTCGGATTATGTGCTCAAAAATTATGCACTCCAGGCCATAGCTGATTATATGGTGGACGAACGCAACAGTCATCTAGGCTATGATACCAAAATTCAGATACCAACGATTTTGAATTATATTCTCTCCATTTCAAAAACCCGCGAAGAGGGAGCCTGGGCAAGGGGAGTTCTTTTTTTTACGGATCCGGTCAATATAGATTCCATTGATTTTCTGACTATGTTTCGGCGAAATGAACGGCCGGTAATTTCCAATATCAAACACATCAGAAAGCTTCTTGTCAGCGTGGAGCGGTCAAATCGTAAACTGGTTTCCGACGGCGATTATGTTGTGGGGATCTCATTGGCCCGTGTCCCTGAGTATGCCATTATCGCTGATTTCCGGGGGGATCACGGTTTTTTGAGTCTAGGTACCCAGAAACTTGCCTCATTTTGTGACGGCAATTTTTATTCAACCACCAGGGAAAATAAGCTGGTAGAGTTGGAAGAGTTGCTTTTGGATTCACCGCTTGACATTGAAACGGCCGGCACCTTGTTCAGTGTTGTTTCCGGATTGATACACAAAGCCGGACATTCTCATTACGGCAGTACTGTGGTCATTGATATGAACGATGAACCCCTGGTACTGTCCGGGCATGTGCTGGATCCTCCGTTATGCCTTCTGGATTCTGATAATTATGAACTGGCTTCGGCATTCATGCGCATTGACGGGGCCGTCCAAATCACACCGGATGCTAAAATCCGGGGATTTGGATGTCTTTTGGACGGGCAGTCGGTCACCTGGGAAAATATGGCCCGGGGTGCCAGATACAACTCTGCATTGAGATTTTCCGCCACAACATCCAAAGTGATTGTGGTTGTCGTTTCTGCTGACAGACCCATTTCAATCATATATAACGGCATTGAGTTGAACGGCATGTCAAGGTGGAAACCCATTTACCAATATATGCCGGAAATTTTAACCCTTGAACAGCATCTGCATGGCGTGCAGATATGA
- the nagZ gene encoding beta-N-acetylhexosaminidase produces the protein MTQFDFESLSDLAGQRLMLGFDGQTLNTELKHLIKEYRTGGIILFRPNIESPDQLRRLCMDARNYALDQGLPDLFVAVDQEGGQVARLRKPFTEFPGNPHMTTLEDAREFARITASELSDMGINMNMAPVMDVALPDVDSIMKDRVFTGNENRVAELGTEVIQGLQKGGVMAVAKHFPGIGRTVKDSHFFLPELETELSDLKQTDLIPFEAAKKAQVSGMMLSHILYTRLDANWQASLSKTIAYDLLRKDMGYQGIVMTDDLDMKAISHDMDTCIYRIMAAQIDIALVCHAGPNIAEARNAVMGYLEKDKELFESGIACVKRILAAKEQFLA, from the coding sequence ATGACTCAATTTGATTTTGAATCACTTTCCGATCTGGCCGGCCAGCGTTTGATGCTCGGGTTTGACGGTCAGACCCTTAATACTGAATTAAAACATCTGATAAAAGAGTACAGGACCGGGGGAATTATCCTGTTTCGGCCCAATATTGAATCACCGGATCAGTTGCGCCGTTTGTGCATGGATGCGCGAAACTATGCACTGGATCAAGGTTTACCGGATCTGTTTGTGGCCGTGGATCAGGAAGGCGGTCAGGTGGCAAGGCTGCGTAAACCCTTCACTGAATTTCCCGGCAACCCCCATATGACAACCCTTGAAGACGCCCGGGAATTTGCCCGGATTACAGCGTCAGAGTTGTCCGACATGGGCATTAACATGAATATGGCCCCGGTGATGGATGTGGCGCTGCCGGATGTGGATTCCATCATGAAAGACCGGGTGTTTACAGGCAATGAAAATCGTGTGGCTGAACTTGGTACTGAAGTGATTCAGGGTCTTCAAAAGGGTGGGGTTATGGCTGTAGCCAAACATTTCCCCGGTATCGGCAGAACAGTAAAGGATTCCCATTTTTTTCTGCCTGAACTGGAAACGGAACTGTCCGATTTAAAACAGACGGATCTGATCCCTTTTGAAGCTGCGAAAAAAGCGCAGGTATCCGGGATGATGCTTTCTCATATTTTGTATACCAGGCTGGATGCGAATTGGCAGGCCAGCTTGTCAAAGACCATTGCATATGATCTGTTAAGAAAGGACATGGGATATCAAGGGATTGTCATGACCGACGATCTTGATATGAAGGCCATCAGTCATGATATGGATACCTGTATTTACAGGATTATGGCAGCGCAGATCGATATCGCGCTTGTTTGTCATGCCGGGCCCAATATTGCCGAAGCCAGGAACGCTGTCATGGGGTATCTTGAAAAGGACAAGGAATTGTTTGAATCCGGTATAGCCTGTGTGAAAAGAATTTTAGCGGCAAAGGAACAGTTTCTGGCTTGA
- the tsaD gene encoding tRNA (adenosine(37)-N6)-threonylcarbamoyltransferase complex transferase subunit TsaD, with amino-acid sequence MLILGIESSCDETAAAIVEDGVRIRASIVSSQVSTHAIYGGVVPELASRMHIEAIDPVVDQALAQAGVGLDDIDGIAATQGPGLIGALLVGFSYAKALAWARNLPLAGVNHLEAHICSLQLLDHSPGFPFIALVVSGGHTNIYHVKGPGAFTLMGQTRDDAAGEAFDKVAKMIGLSYPGGPAIESLAKKGDPEKIKFPRSMLKKGNFDFSFSGIKSAVARYLHENPDMNEAQSAHVAAGFQMAVIDVLSAKLIAAAKDKNCTNIGIAGGVSANKTLVDILSKRAERHKMKIFSPPLSLCGDNAAMIAARGWEMIQNNQVCGLADDVYSRVKAVGV; translated from the coding sequence ATGCTCATTCTTGGGATTGAATCCTCCTGCGACGAAACGGCTGCAGCAATCGTGGAAGACGGGGTGCGCATCCGCGCTTCTATTGTCTCCTCCCAGGTGTCCACCCATGCCATATACGGCGGGGTCGTCCCGGAACTTGCATCGCGTATGCACATTGAGGCCATAGACCCGGTGGTAGACCAGGCTCTGGCCCAGGCGGGTGTCGGCCTAGATGATATTGACGGCATTGCCGCTACCCAGGGCCCAGGGCTGATTGGCGCACTTCTAGTGGGTTTTTCTTATGCCAAGGCCCTGGCTTGGGCGCGCAATCTGCCCCTGGCCGGCGTAAATCACCTTGAGGCACATATTTGCTCTCTACAGCTTTTGGATCATTCCCCCGGCTTTCCTTTCATCGCCCTTGTGGTATCAGGCGGACATACCAATATCTATCATGTAAAAGGCCCCGGCGCATTTACCCTCATGGGCCAGACCCGGGATGATGCTGCAGGAGAAGCCTTTGACAAGGTGGCCAAAATGATTGGGTTAAGCTATCCGGGCGGACCTGCCATTGAATCTCTGGCAAAAAAGGGGGACCCGGAAAAAATCAAGTTTCCCAGAAGCATGCTTAAAAAAGGCAACTTTGACTTCAGTTTCAGTGGGATTAAATCTGCGGTGGCTCGGTATCTGCACGAAAACCCTGATATGAACGAAGCCCAGTCTGCCCATGTGGCAGCTGGATTTCAAATGGCCGTCATTGATGTGCTGTCCGCCAAACTGATTGCGGCAGCCAAAGATAAAAATTGTACCAATATCGGTATTGCAGGCGGGGTTTCCGCCAATAAAACCCTTGTTGACATCCTTTCTAAGAGGGCCGAACGACATAAAATGAAAATATTCTCGCCCCCCTTGTCCCTATGCGGAGATAATGCGGCTATGATTGCAGCCAGGGGGTGGGAAATGATCCAAAACAACCAGGTATGTGGTCTTGCAGATGATGTGTACTCCCGCGTAAAAGCGGTGGGGGTATAA
- the purM gene encoding phosphoribosylformylglycinamidine cyclo-ligase: protein MNDSLTYADSGVDIDKATELVDRIKNIAKSTPRTGVMGDIGGFGGLFSLNLANISNPVLVSSTDGVGTKLKIAFQMNKHDTIGIDLVAMCVNDIIVQGAKPLFFLDYLAMGKLDNAVAEKIISGIAEGCTQAGCALIGGETAEMPGMYQDGEYDLSGFSVGIVDNNKIIDGSYIRPGHKLIGIASSGVHSNGFSLVRKVFFDKCGYDVNTRLEDLDGTLGEELLKPTTIYVSTILSLMRDLPIHGLVHITGGGIDENIIRVIPQACKAIIHNESWQIPPIFNIIQKEGNVPEHDMHRTFNNGIGMVVVIPENAAQEVMDRLSAMNENAYLIGEIQERENDELQTQYV, encoded by the coding sequence ATGAACGACTCTTTGACATATGCGGATTCCGGCGTTGATATTGATAAAGCCACTGAGCTGGTTGACCGGATAAAAAATATTGCCAAATCCACCCCTCGGACCGGTGTCATGGGGGACATTGGGGGGTTTGGGGGACTTTTTTCCTTGAACCTGGCCAATATTTCCAACCCGGTACTGGTTAGCTCCACAGATGGGGTAGGCACCAAGCTGAAAATCGCATTCCAGATGAATAAACATGACACCATTGGTATAGACCTTGTGGCCATGTGCGTCAACGACATTATTGTCCAGGGAGCTAAGCCTCTATTTTTTCTTGATTATCTAGCCATGGGCAAACTGGACAATGCTGTAGCTGAAAAAATCATTTCAGGTATTGCCGAGGGCTGCACCCAGGCCGGCTGTGCACTGATCGGCGGCGAAACGGCTGAAATGCCCGGTATGTACCAAGACGGCGAATATGATTTGTCCGGCTTTTCTGTTGGTATCGTTGACAATAACAAAATCATTGACGGCTCCTACATTAGGCCGGGACACAAACTTATCGGCATTGCCTCTTCAGGTGTCCATTCCAATGGCTTTTCCCTGGTGCGCAAAGTTTTCTTTGATAAATGTGGATATGATGTCAACACCCGTCTGGAAGATCTGGACGGCACCCTTGGAGAAGAACTGCTCAAACCCACCACCATCTATGTATCCACCATTTTAAGTTTGATGCGTGATCTGCCGATTCACGGGCTGGTTCACATCACGGGCGGCGGCATAGATGAAAACATTATCCGGGTCATCCCCCAGGCATGCAAAGCCATCATCCACAACGAATCATGGCAGATCCCCCCCATATTCAACATCATCCAAAAGGAAGGGAATGTGCCGGAACATGACATGCACAGAACCTTTAACAACGGCATTGGTATGGTGGTTGTGATCCCTGAAAACGCCGCCCAGGAAGTCATGGACAGACTAAGTGCAATGAATGAAAATGCTTATCTTATAGGTGAAATTCAGGAAAGGGAAAACGACGAGCTCCAGACCCAGTACGTCTGA
- a CDS encoding homoserine dehydrogenase yields the protein MKTIHIGLLGFGVVGAGVAKLLKEKKELLESRIGACLNLKTIADLDITTDRGVDLTGTQLTTDAMSVINDPEIDIIVELIGGQTVARDFIVKILESKKHVVTANKALLAGFGNELVRIAEKNQVDLAFEASCGGCMPVIKSLRESLVANDIHAMCGILNGTCNYILSKMTRDGSQFEDALKRAQELGFAEAEPSLDVDGYDTAHKLAILSALAHGMEINLDDIHVEGIRNIGPADIGFASDFGYTIKLLAIGKKHENHVEARVHPTMIPCSNPLSHVEHSMNAIAIDADATGPTMLCGHGAGMMPTASAVLSDITDIARNIIAGIRRRVPTLGYPEDNIKKIPILPMDELSTRYYLRFEAQDHPGVLSTISGILGKNDISIKSVHQKGRNTNGQVPIVMLTHLARESRIQAALAQIIQTDCVLGQPVVIRIEDDGTD from the coding sequence ATGAAAACAATTCATATCGGCTTACTCGGATTCGGCGTGGTCGGGGCAGGTGTGGCAAAATTGCTCAAAGAGAAAAAAGAACTGCTCGAATCCAGGATCGGCGCCTGTCTGAATCTTAAAACCATTGCTGATCTCGATATTACCACCGACCGGGGTGTTGATCTGACCGGTACCCAATTAACGACTGATGCAATGTCGGTTATCAATGACCCTGAGATCGACATTATTGTGGAACTTATCGGCGGGCAAACTGTAGCCAGGGATTTTATTGTTAAGATTCTTGAAAGCAAAAAACATGTGGTGACGGCAAATAAGGCTCTTTTAGCCGGTTTTGGCAACGAATTGGTCCGCATTGCCGAAAAGAATCAGGTTGATTTGGCGTTTGAAGCATCCTGTGGGGGATGTATGCCTGTCATAAAAAGCCTGAGGGAATCTTTGGTTGCCAACGACATTCATGCCATGTGCGGAATCCTTAACGGTACCTGCAATTATATCTTGAGCAAAATGACCCGGGATGGCTCCCAGTTTGAGGATGCCTTAAAAAGGGCTCAGGAGTTGGGGTTTGCCGAAGCTGAACCATCCCTGGATGTGGACGGATATGATACGGCACATAAACTTGCCATTTTGAGTGCCCTGGCCCATGGAATGGAAATCAATCTTGATGATATCCATGTGGAAGGCATTCGGAACATCGGTCCGGCAGATATCGGGTTTGCAAGTGACTTTGGCTATACCATTAAATTGCTTGCCATCGGAAAAAAACATGAGAACCATGTTGAAGCTAGGGTGCATCCCACCATGATTCCTTGTTCCAATCCTTTGTCCCATGTGGAGCATTCCATGAATGCCATTGCCATTGATGCAGACGCTACAGGACCCACCATGCTCTGTGGTCACGGGGCGGGTATGATGCCCACAGCTTCGGCTGTTCTCTCGGATATAACCGACATTGCAAGAAACATTATTGCCGGTATCCGGCGCAGGGTTCCCACTTTGGGGTATCCCGAAGACAATATTAAAAAAATACCTATTTTACCCATGGACGAGTTGTCCACCCGGTATTATCTGCGTTTTGAGGCCCAGGATCATCCAGGGGTTTTGTCTACCATTTCAGGTATTTTAGGTAAAAATGATATCAGTATTAAATCCGTTCATCAAAAAGGGCGCAATACAAATGGTCAGGTTCCCATTGTCATGCTGACTCATCTGGCCAGGGAAAGCAGGATTCAGGCGGCCCTTGCCCAAATCATTCAAACTGACTGTGTGCTGGGACAGCCCGTTGTTATCCGCATTGAAGATGATGGCACGGATTAG
- the thrH gene encoding bifunctional phosphoserine phosphatase/homoserine phosphotransferase ThrH — MKILVADLEGVFLPEIWINVAKKTGIEELKLTTRDISDYDVLMTKRLSILEEHNLTLKDIQDVIAGLDPLDGAKQMLDWIRERTQIIILSDTFEEFAGPLMKKLDFPALLCHNLTVDATNRIIGYNLRIDDQKARAVRALQGLNYHVIAFGDSYNDTGMIQAADQGFFFKPPESITEDFPDIPITRSYDELKGMLTKLLAN; from the coding sequence ATGAAAATACTTGTTGCAGATCTGGAAGGGGTTTTTTTGCCTGAAATCTGGATCAATGTGGCGAAAAAAACCGGGATTGAGGAACTTAAGCTGACTACCCGGGATATCAGCGATTATGATGTGCTCATGACCAAGCGCCTTTCCATACTTGAAGAGCATAATCTGACACTTAAGGATATCCAGGATGTCATTGCGGGTCTTGATCCCCTCGATGGTGCAAAGCAGATGCTGGATTGGATCCGGGAACGGACCCAGATCATCATTCTGTCCGATACCTTCGAAGAGTTTGCAGGGCCGCTTATGAAGAAATTGGACTTTCCTGCATTGCTTTGCCATAACCTGACCGTAGACGCAACAAACCGGATTATTGGATATAATCTAAGAATTGATGATCAGAAGGCCAGAGCCGTCAGAGCCCTTCAGGGGCTGAATTATCATGTCATAGCATTTGGTGATTCCTATAATGATACCGGTATGATCCAGGCGGCAGATCAGGGGTTTTTCTTTAAACCCCCGGAATCCATTACAGAGGATTTTCCTGATATTCCCATTACCCGTTCCTATGATGAGCTTAAAGGCATGCTTACCAAGCTTTTGGCAAATTAA
- the rfaE1 gene encoding D-glycero-beta-D-manno-heptose-7-phosphate kinase, giving the protein MINIDKFKELRVLVIGDLMLDEYLWGTVDRISPEAPVPVVAVEKMSHTLGGAGNVINNLSAMGAKVFAMGAVGAGPAGRDVLKKLEALNVDVTGVISEPDRPTTRKTRIIAASQQMLRIDREVRYQISAHTLDKLTQIIAEYIGKMDLVIISDYDKGLVTRELVASIVDIAKKSGVMTLADPKSMDFSKYMGVTVLTPNKKEAAIAAGIQVETPEEMDDAAAKIMAQAGLEKLLITCGKAGMVLYEIGKPAVTIESKARQVFDVSGAGDTVISFLGLGLASGATFKAAAGLANLAAGIVVAKVGTATASIDELKQCVMTNV; this is encoded by the coding sequence ATGATAAATATCGATAAATTTAAAGAGCTGAGGGTGCTTGTCATCGGGGATTTAATGCTTGATGAGTATCTGTGGGGAACGGTTGACAGAATTTCACCTGAAGCACCCGTTCCTGTGGTGGCCGTGGAAAAAATGAGCCATACACTGGGCGGGGCGGGTAATGTGATAAACAACCTTTCTGCCATGGGGGCAAAGGTCTTTGCCATGGGTGCCGTGGGGGCAGGGCCGGCCGGCCGTGATGTTTTAAAAAAGCTTGAAGCCTTGAACGTTGATGTCACAGGAGTGATCAGTGAACCTGATCGTCCTACAACACGGAAAACCCGAATCATTGCAGCCAGCCAGCAGATGCTTCGTATTGACAGGGAGGTCCGGTACCAGATCAGTGCCCATACACTAGATAAATTAACCCAAATTATTGCTGAATACATAGGCAAAATGGATCTTGTCATCATTTCAGATTATGATAAGGGTCTGGTAACGCGTGAACTTGTAGCCTCTATTGTCGATATAGCCAAAAAATCAGGTGTCATGACCCTGGCAGATCCCAAATCCATGGATTTTTCAAAATACATGGGAGTGACTGTTTTAACCCCCAATAAAAAAGAAGCTGCAATTGCTGCCGGTATACAGGTTGAAACGCCTGAAGAGATGGATGATGCTGCAGCAAAAATCATGGCTCAAGCCGGGCTCGAAAAGCTCCTCATTACCTGCGGAAAGGCCGGTATGGTTCTTTATGAAATCGGAAAGCCTGCTGTCACCATTGAATCAAAAGCAAGGCAGGTCTTTGATGTGTCCGGGGCCGGAGATACGGTTATCTCTTTTTTGGGTCTAGGGCTGGCATCCGGCGCTACGTTTAAAGCGGCTGCCGGATTGGCTAACCTTGCAGCTGGTATTGTGGTCGCCAAAGTGGGTACTGCTACGGCATCAATTGATGAACTAAAACAATGTGTTATGACAAATGTTTGA
- a CDS encoding ORF6N domain-containing protein, translating to MTEIELVTTDQITEKIYLIRGAKVMLDRDLASLYRVETKNLKQSVRRNLNRFPDDFMFELSKEEFAELKSQIADANPDKKSLRYPPMVFTEQGVAMLSSVLRSDRAIQVNIQIMRTFTKMRNMIAENEELRKTVEVLKQQTDEQF from the coding sequence GTGACGGAAATAGAACTTGTTACCACTGACCAAATTACAGAAAAAATTTATCTTATCCGGGGTGCTAAAGTTATGTTGGACAGGGATCTTGCATCTCTTTACAGAGTTGAAACAAAAAATTTAAAGCAGTCCGTCAGAAGAAATTTAAACCGTTTCCCCGATGATTTTATGTTTGAATTGTCAAAAGAGGAGTTTGCGGAATTGAAGTCACAAATTGCAGACGCCAATCCTGACAAAAAAAGTTTGAGATATCCGCCTATGGTCTTCACTGAACAAGGCGTTGCCATGCTTTCCAGTGTATTGCGAAGTGACAGGGCCATTCAAGTAAACATCCAGATTATGCGGACCTTTACCAAAATGCGAAACATGATCGCCGAAAATGAAGAATTACGCAAAACCGTAGAGGTATTAAAGCAGCAGACAGATGAACAGTTTTAA